The sequence below is a genomic window from Rudanella lutea DSM 19387.
GGTGGGCTGTAAGTCGTTCACGTTTCCTGTTGGTACAAAAATTTACCTTGCCGATGATGCGCAGGTGAACACCGTTATGAGTGGTAAACGGATCGATGCCGATAAGCCATTTCTAGTCATCAAGGCTACCGATTCTGGAAAGTCATTTCCAGTAAAATAACGTGCCGTCGTATATTGTAACCGTTCACTTTGATCACGGATGTCGTTTTACTTTTCTGCCTACTCCAGCCCATTGCTGTTTGGTTTTTTGCAAGCCTGGATCTATGCCGTTTTACTTTGGATTCGGGGTCGGCGAGAGGAGCGCTTGTCCGACGTGCTGCTGGGCTGGGTACTGGTAGGCATGGCGTTTAACATTTGGGAGTACATGCTGGGTTTTGGGGGTATCGAAATTCTCTGGCGTGAGCTGGAGTTTTTCCCCCGAACGCTGGGCTACCTGTTTCCGGTGCTGTGCTGTTTTTATCTCAAAACGCAGTTTAACGCCGATTTTCGGTTTTCCCGGCGCGACATTTGGCATGCCGTACCCTTTCTGATTCAACTGACGTATCACCTCGTTGTGTTTGCTCAGGGAGCAGCGTTCGTACGATACTGGGAAGCCCAGGTTCATGACCCGTACCATATCGGCGAAGTGGAGTTCTGGCTGGGTATAATCATTGATCTATACTACTTATACCTGGCGATACAACTTTACCGCCAATATCGGGAGTGGATTAAGAACCAGTTTTCCGAAACCGACTCCATCAGTTTTCGTTGGTTCCGCAACTTTCTGATTGCGCTCACACTGGCTACGTTTTTGGGTTATTTGATGGATGGCTTAAGTGTGGCTTTGAATCTGAATTTCTGGCAGAACTGGTGGGATGAACTCGCCAAAGTGGTGCTAATTTACTACGTTAGCATTAACGGCTATGCGCAAATACAACCGGGTCGGCGGCTCACGTTCCAAACGCCTGACATTGCCCCTACACTAGTGACGCTTTCATCAGACTACGCTCCCACGCTCACTGCCGAATCTGGTACGGAGCGTCAGCCCGAGCCGAGCGTAGTACCCTTGCTTCCCGATGACCTGCTTCCGCTGCGCAATAGGTTACTCGATTTCATGAACGCTGAAAAACCTTATCTCGAACCTGACCTTTCCCTAACCGACCTGGCCCGGCGTATGCACACCAATCCGGTCGTGCTGTCGCAGGTGATCAACACGGGGGTGGGCAAGAACTTTAATGATTTTGTGAATGAGTACCGCGTTGAGGAGTTCAAGCGGCAGCTGCTCAATCCGGCCAACACGCATTTGAGTTTTCTGGGGTTGGCGCTCGACTGCGGATTCAATTCGAAGGCCACGTTCAACCGGGCGTTTCGGAAGTTTACGGGCACCTCACCAAAGGAGTTTGCCCAGCAATAAAAAAGCTCACCCGAGAGTATCAGGCGAGCTTTGCGACGCAGTTGTATAGTAAACGGCGGGAGGTATCGGAATGTTTCATAGTTGAAAAATAGTGGTATTATTTTTCAAAATAGTTAAGTAAGCTCCTCACAGCTGATTTTTAGCTGTTCAAGCTCCCGAATTACGACCTGCGAGGGGAGGTCATTGCTCTCAACCCGCAGGACTCGGTCGCAGTCTTCCCAATCCACCGACCAGCGCAGAAGTCCGCCGAGCGGGTTCAGTGTATGCGTAAGCAAAGGCAGATGTTGTTGCGTCAAATCGGTTTTAAAAACTAACACGTCCATACACGTTAGAGGGTTTGGTTTGGATGGCGAAACAGCCGGGCGTCTGCCCAGAACGTACCCAGCGGAATAATCGAAGCCAATAGGGCCAGGCCGGTTTTGCGCCAGCTCCAGCGATATTCAATGCCGCACTGAATCACGAGTAATACGTACAGAACAAAAAGCAGCCCGTGTGCCATACCGATAATGCGGTTGGGCATGGGCATAGCGTAGGCGTATTTGAGGGGCATACCTACACCGATCAGCAACAGAAACGAAACACCTTCGAGGAAGGCCAGAATACGGAGACGCCCCAGTTGGGATTTCAACAGGTCGAACATAGCGGTAGACAGGATGTAGCAAGCTGCCGTGGGTTTGGCGGGCCCGCGAAAGAAAGATTGACAAGAAAACCGTGACGGGCAGAAAATAAATCGCCCCAGACCCCACTTTGTGATGAGCGGTTCTGAATCGAACTGTGAGGTGGCAGTCGGCAGATTAGGCCGGGCAAAAAGACTGGAGAGTGAATAAAACGGAGAAACCTGTCAGGCGAGCAGGGTGTTAAGCTCCTGCCACGAAATGAGCGCAATAGCCAGCACGGCCAAAGCCAGCCCAACCTTATTGAGACCCGATAATTGCTCGCGGAAGAAAAGGGCCGCTGTGCCGGCTGCCAGCAGAATCACGCCGATGTTGTACACCGGGTACACAAAAGCCCCGTTGCCACTGTAGGCCGACAGAGCCAGAATCAAGGTGTAAAAGCTCAGGTAATTGGGTACCCCCAGCGTAACGGCGGCCACGAAGCTACGGGCTTCGATGCGTTCCTGCCCGCGCACCAACCGAACAACGAGCAAAACGGCCCCGGCAGCAATAGCGCCCAGCACCATCGTGAGGGTTACGGCTACGGTTTGGTCGGCCGCTGTGATGTACCGCACATTCATGTAATTGATGGTGGTGTTGGTAAACCCGTACATCAGAAACACGGCCACCGGTAGCCAGAGGTTACTGCCGGTGCTCGTACCTGAGTCCGGTTTTTTGTACGTACTCAAACCAACAGCTACCAGGGCGAGCCCCAGCCCCAGGTAATTAAGCGCATCGAACACTTTGCCGCCCCCGAGTACCAGCAGACTAAACGTGACCGGAATCACCAGCGACAAATTGTTGGCCAGCGAAGTAGCCGTAATGCCGCTGCGCTGGGTACTGGCCCCCGACAACAGGAACGTGACAATAAACCCCACGCCCAGGCCCAGTGCCAGCCAAGTCCAGGTGGCCGAAAAGTCGACCGAGAAAGATTGCCCCGCGGGCATCAGCAGCAGCCCGGTCAGGAAACAAACGGGGTAGTTGAATACAATGGCCTGGGTGGTATTGACCCCAAACCGCGGAAAGAGCCGGAAGTTTAGCAGCAGCAGCACCGAAAGAACAATGCTGGCAACGAGGTAGATCATACCCGCAAAGGTAAGGGCGCTTTGCGAAAGAAAAAGGTGCCTGTTTGCCGCTTACGGGCTTACAGATAGGGCTTTAGCGGGTCTCGATAGGGGCGCGTTGCGCTAAATAATGGGCTGACATTCAAGGCGCTGTTTAAGGTTTTTGACAAAATTTTAGGGTTTAGTCAATCCGTGTGTCCAATAGGCGCGTAGGTATGACAGTAATCGGTTGCAACCACGATACGTTTCACAAAAAACCTCATTTCGCAACACACATGAAAGCGATCATAAAATCAGTTTTTGCCGCATTGACTCTTCTGGCCGTATCAACTTCTGTTCAGGCACAGGCTCCCAAAACAGTAGGTGGCGCCCCGATGTACCCGACGAAGAACATCATTGAGAACGCCGTTAATTCAAAAGATCACACCACACTGGTAGCCGCTGTAAAAGCTGCTGGTCTGGTTGAGACATTGCAAGGGGCTGGTCCGTTCACCGTATTCGCACCGACCGACAAGGCATTTGGTAAACTGCCCGCTGGCACCGTTGAGACGTTGGTGAAGCCTGAGAACAAAGGCACCCTGACCGGTATTCTGACGTACCACGTGGTAGCTGGCAAGGTTGACAGCAAGGCGTTGGCCAAACAAATTAAAGACGGCAACGGCTCGGCTACGCTGAAGACCGTAGCTGGTGGCACCCTGACGGCCAAAATGAAAGGCAAGGGTATTGAAATTGTTGACGAGAAAGGTGGTTCAGCTATGGTCGACATCGCCGATGTGTATCAGTCAAACGGCGTGATTCACACGATCGATACCGTGCTGATGCCTAAATAAGAAACCACAGGTGTTTGATGGTAGGCTTGTTAGAATAGATAATCAAATCCACAGGAGAAAAGCCCGGCTCGCTTGAGCTGGGTTTTTTTGTGCGGGTTAGGCGTACTTTTGTTTTATGGATGTAACAAACAAAGTTGTACTTATTTCGGGGGCCTCCCGTGGTATCGGACGCGCTACGGCTCTGTTGCTGGCCCAGAAAGGGGCATGGGTAGTGGCTACCGCCCGCAACGCCCAGGACCTGAAATCGCTCGAATTAGAGCACCCCGGCATTGTGGCCGTTCCCGGCGACGTAGCCAACGAGGCCGACATGGCAACGGTAGTCCAAACGGCCCTTGATCGCTTTGGGAAAATCGACGTAGTCATTAACAACGCAGGCTACGGCGTCTTCAAAAATGTGGACGAGCTGACCGTAACCGAGTGGGACGAACTGATGGCCACAAACGTGAAAGGCACGTTTGTTCTTACCAAAGCTGCTTTGCCCACGCTGAAAGCACAGGGCTCGGGTCATGTGGTGGTGGTAGCCTCCGATGTAGCCAAGCGCACCTTTGCGGGCGGCTCGCTGTACACGGCGAGTAAGTACGCGCAGGAGGCCTTTATGGGGGCCCTCCGGAAAGAGGTGCGGTCGTTTGGTATCAAAGTGACGGGGGTGTACTCGGGCCTGGTCGACTCGCATTTTCATGCCAAAGGGCACGGGCACGAAACCTCGAAAAACTGGCTTAAGAACGAAGACATGGCCGAGTCAATGCTGTTTCTCATCAGCCGCCCGGCCCACGTTGTGGTCGATGAGTTTATGATTCACCCGCTGTCGCAGGAGTATTAGCGAATTAACCGGACTAGTCTATTTTGAAAAAGTGGACGAGTGGTATGGTCCGGAATCCGTATAGCTTTGGGGTATGTTAGACTCAGGACGTAGCCCGTTCCGGGTCAAACATACCGCTTAACTGTACGCGCATGAATCCAACGAACCGAACCAAACTCTCGCGGCTGCCGAAGCGTGGCCATCACGATGCGGCCACTATTTACCCTATTCTCGATGCGGGGCTGGTGTGCCATGTGAGTTACCAGCTCGACGGGCAACCGTTTCTGATTCCAACCGCTTACGGCCGTATCGACAACACGGTGTACATTCACGGGTCGGTGGGGAGCCACTTTTTTCGCCAGCTGGCGCAAGGAGTGCCGGTTTGTGTGGCGGTCACGCACGTCGATGGGTTGGTGCTGGCCCGGTCGGCGTTCAGTCACTCGGTCAATTACCGGTCGGTGGTGCTGTTTGGGCAAACCCGGCTGGTTGATGACCCGACCGAAGCCTGGGCGGCCCTGGAGCGCATTACTGAGCATCTGATGCCCGGCCGTTGGGCCGATACCCGCCCACCCAGCGCAAGCGAGATGAAAAAGACGATGGTGCTGGCCATTGAAATCGAAGAGGCCTCGGCAAAGGTCCGGACTGGCAACGTCAACGATGACCCCGAAGACCTGGACTTACCACACTGGGCGGGCGTTGTACCCGTCAGCCTACAGTACGGTGCCCCGATTCAGGACCCGCTTCAGGATGCCAGTGTGACTGTGCCGGGTTATTTGACGAATTATAAAAGAGTGAAAGAGTGAAAGAGTGAAAGAGCGAAAGGGGTGAAAGAGCGAAAAACGGCATTCCGACTGGCGACGCACCGGTTTTACTTGTGCGTCCGCCACTCTTTCGCTCTTTCACTCTTTCACCCTATTGACTCCACTCCGTGGGCGTACGGTCCCAGCGGTGGCCCTTCAGTTCGGCCAGTAGTTGTGGGTCAAGTGGGCCGGCGTCGCTGGTGGCGCAATTGGCTTCCACGTTGCGGAGTTGCCGCATACCCGGAATCGTAGTGGCCACGTCGGGGTTGCTCAGAATAAACCGCAGGGCCATTTCGGGCATGGTCATGCCAGCCGGAATGAGCGGTTTGAGCGCATCGGCATGGTCGACGCTGGCGTTCAGGTTTTCGGGGACGAAGTAGGTCGAGCGCCAGTCTTCGGCTGGGAACGTGGTTTCTTTCGTAAACGTACCCGTCAGTGTGCCTTCGTCGAATGGTACGCGGGCAATCACCCCCACGCCCAACTCGCGGCAGAGCGGGAAGAGGTTGTCTTCGGGAGCCTGGTCAAAAATGTTGTAGATCACCTGCACGCCATCAATCAGGCCCGTGCGGAGCGTGCTGAGCACATTGTCGGGCTCCCAGCGGTTTACCGAAATGCCCCAGGCCCGTACCTTACCGGCCTGGGTGAGTTTCTGAATGGCCTCTTTCCACTCGTCGCGGTTGGCCCAGGCGTCTTCCCAAACGTGAAACTGTTGCAGGTCGATGGTATCCACACCCAGGTTTTTAAGGCTCTTTTCGGTGTACTCCACAATGTAGTCGGCCGGGAATACATCGTCAATGGAGAAGTGCGATTTTGAAGGCCACTTGCGATTTTTGGGCGGAATCTTAGTCGCGGCAAACAGGGTTTTGTCGGAATACCGCTTCATGAGGTCGCCCAGAATGGTTTCGCTCAGGCCTTCGCCGTAGCCCCAGGCGGTATCGAAAAAGTTGCAGCCCAGTTCAACGGAACGGTCGAGGGCGCGGTCGACGGTTTCGCGCTCGGAGCCTGTCCAGCCCGCGAGGCCCCACATGCCGTAGCCAATGTCGGATACTTGCCAGCCTGTGCGGCCGAAGGTTCTGTATTGCATAAGGATAATCGGTAAAACGAAGCACAAAGATGCACGGGCAAACCCATTTGCCCTCTACGTCTCTATAATCAGGTAGACCGGTCGGGCCTACTGCCTGTAGAGCCGCTTTTTGGAAAAGCCTGTGCACAAACCGAAACCAATCCGCCTTTTTTCGGCAACTTTGACAAAAAGATCACTATGCTTATTCGTATCGTTCGGATGACCTTTCAGGAAGACCAGCTGGAAGCGTTTGGGCAAATTTTTGATAGATCGAAACACCAGATTCGTGCCTTTCCGGGCTGCCAGCACCTCGAACTGTTGCGTGACCTCGATAACCCGGCCGTTCGGATCACGTACAGTTACTGGGCCTCGGCCGAAGCCCTCGATGCTTACCGACAGAGCGACCTTTTCCGGACTACCTGGGCGGCCACCAAAAAACTATTTGCCGATAAGCCCCTGGCGTTTTCGTCGGAGCGGATCGAACAGGTAACTGACGGCCAGTAGGTAATAAATAAAACTATTATATCTACAGGGTTTGTTTTTAGGGAGATGCGGAGTAACCGCAGTCACTCATGGTATGCACACACCCTGTTCCATAGCTTGCCTGATTCCGTTTTACAACGAGGGCGACCGTCTGTTGGCGGTACTCGACGTGGTAACGCGCGTGCCGGGGCTGGCGCAGATTGTGTGTGTAGACGATGGCTCCAACGACCCCGAACTGGCTCAAACAATCCGGCAGCGTTGGCCACGCATCCGGTTGCTTCAACTGCCTGATAACAAAGGTAAAACAGCCGCCATTCGGCACGGGCTGAGCGAGATTCGGGCCGATTATGTGTTGCTGATGGATGCCGATCTTCAACAAATGAACCGGGCCGAACTAAGCCGGATTGTGCGGCAGGTGCGGCAAGGTTGCCCCGCTGATATGCTTATTCTCCGGCGGCTCCGGGCGGATTGGTTCGTGCGTATGAGCCGGGCCGATGTGCTGCTTTCGGGCGAACGAATCATCCGACGGGCCGATCTGGAAGCCGTACTGAGCGGGCCTGTGGAGCGCTTTCAGCTCGAAGTTGCCATCAACGAATACATGCAGCAGCACCAGAAGCGGGTTTGCTGGGTGCCCTGGTCAGCCAAAAACACCTACAAGACCCAGAAGCGCGGCCCCGTGGAGGGGTTCGTGGCCGATGCGGCCATGTATGCCAGCATTGTGGGGCATCTGGGAGTCGCTTCGGTCGTGCGGCAGTACCGATCTTTTGCCCGCAAGCCCCTTCGGTTGAACTAATTTGACCCGTTTCGGCCTTTTTTGAGCAAGGAAGTATCAACGGCCCCGCTGTTGTTTTCCGATACCCCAACGGAATGCCTACCTTTGTGGTACGTCAACAAGCTAAAGAACACTTCGCAACCAGCCAGGCGTTGCGACCAACCTGTGACAACAGAACCTTGTTCTCATGCTAACAAAACCGCTTGAACAAACGTACTTCATTATCGACTTCGATAGTACGTTTACCAAAGTAGAGGCCCTCGACGTGCTGGGCGAAATTTCATTGATCGGCCGGCCCGACCGCGACGATGTGCTGGATCAGATTCGGACCAT
It includes:
- a CDS encoding helix-turn-helix domain-containing protein, whose translation is MSFYFSAYSSPLLFGFLQAWIYAVLLWIRGRREERLSDVLLGWVLVGMAFNIWEYMLGFGGIEILWRELEFFPRTLGYLFPVLCCFYLKTQFNADFRFSRRDIWHAVPFLIQLTYHLVVFAQGAAFVRYWEAQVHDPYHIGEVEFWLGIIIDLYYLYLAIQLYRQYREWIKNQFSETDSISFRWFRNFLIALTLATFLGYLMDGLSVALNLNFWQNWWDELAKVVLIYYVSINGYAQIQPGRRLTFQTPDIAPTLVTLSSDYAPTLTAESGTERQPEPSVVPLLPDDLLPLRNRLLDFMNAEKPYLEPDLSLTDLARRMHTNPVVLSQVINTGVGKNFNDFVNEYRVEEFKRQLLNPANTHLSFLGLALDCGFNSKATFNRAFRKFTGTSPKEFAQQ
- a CDS encoding DUF3817 domain-containing protein, with the protein product MFDLLKSQLGRLRILAFLEGVSFLLLIGVGMPLKYAYAMPMPNRIIGMAHGLLFVLYVLLVIQCGIEYRWSWRKTGLALLASIIPLGTFWADARLFRHPNQTL
- a CDS encoding fasciclin domain-containing protein, which translates into the protein MKAIIKSVFAALTLLAVSTSVQAQAPKTVGGAPMYPTKNIIENAVNSKDHTTLVAAVKAAGLVETLQGAGPFTVFAPTDKAFGKLPAGTVETLVKPENKGTLTGILTYHVVAGKVDSKALAKQIKDGNGSATLKTVAGGTLTAKMKGKGIEIVDEKGGSAMVDIADVYQSNGVIHTIDTVLMPK
- a CDS encoding SDR family oxidoreductase, yielding MDVTNKVVLISGASRGIGRATALLLAQKGAWVVATARNAQDLKSLELEHPGIVAVPGDVANEADMATVVQTALDRFGKIDVVINNAGYGVFKNVDELTVTEWDELMATNVKGTFVLTKAALPTLKAQGSGHVVVVASDVAKRTFAGGSLYTASKYAQEAFMGALRKEVRSFGIKVTGVYSGLVDSHFHAKGHGHETSKNWLKNEDMAESMLFLISRPAHVVVDEFMIHPLSQEY
- a CDS encoding pyridoxamine 5'-phosphate oxidase family protein, giving the protein MNPTNRTKLSRLPKRGHHDAATIYPILDAGLVCHVSYQLDGQPFLIPTAYGRIDNTVYIHGSVGSHFFRQLAQGVPVCVAVTHVDGLVLARSAFSHSVNYRSVVLFGQTRLVDDPTEAWAALERITEHLMPGRWADTRPPSASEMKKTMVLAIEIEEASAKVRTGNVNDDPEDLDLPHWAGVVPVSLQYGAPIQDPLQDASVTVPGYLTNYKRVKE
- a CDS encoding aldo/keto reductase — translated: MQYRTFGRTGWQVSDIGYGMWGLAGWTGSERETVDRALDRSVELGCNFFDTAWGYGEGLSETILGDLMKRYSDKTLFAATKIPPKNRKWPSKSHFSIDDVFPADYIVEYTEKSLKNLGVDTIDLQQFHVWEDAWANRDEWKEAIQKLTQAGKVRAWGISVNRWEPDNVLSTLRTGLIDGVQVIYNIFDQAPEDNLFPLCRELGVGVIARVPFDEGTLTGTFTKETTFPAEDWRSTYFVPENLNASVDHADALKPLIPAGMTMPEMALRFILSNPDVATTIPGMRQLRNVEANCATSDAGPLDPQLLAELKGHRWDRTPTEWSQ
- a CDS encoding putative quinol monooxygenase, which produces MLIRIVRMTFQEDQLEAFGQIFDRSKHQIRAFPGCQHLELLRDLDNPAVRITYSYWASAEALDAYRQSDLFRTTWAATKKLFADKPLAFSSERIEQVTDGQ
- a CDS encoding glycosyltransferase family 2 protein, translating into MHTPCSIACLIPFYNEGDRLLAVLDVVTRVPGLAQIVCVDDGSNDPELAQTIRQRWPRIRLLQLPDNKGKTAAIRHGLSEIRADYVLLMDADLQQMNRAELSRIVRQVRQGCPADMLILRRLRADWFVRMSRADVLLSGERIIRRADLEAVLSGPVERFQLEVAINEYMQQHQKRVCWVPWSAKNTYKTQKRGPVEGFVADAAMYASIVGHLGVASVVRQYRSFARKPLRLN